The sequence aaattcatatGAAGTATATGCAATCGGAGCTTACAATTGATCGAGTATGGAGCTGGTTCAGCCTGTAAATCCTATCAAGCTCGATCTCAAGCATCTTCTGAATCTGGCCTCTGCTCTCGAGCTCCTTCATCTGCATCTCCATCACCAAATCCCTTTCCTCGAGCATCTTCTCCGTTCTCTCCCTGTCCAATCTCAGCctctccatcttcttcctgATGGCGCTCAGCTCCTCCGCCAGGGACGCGTCGATCGGCTCGATCATCTTCGTTGGAGTCGCGTATATCGGACGGTTCTCCTTGTTCGAATCATCGTCAACGCCTATCCATTTCTGCACCGGCTTGAGTTTTGTGAGATTGGAATTCACAAGAG comes from Prunus dulcis chromosome 6, ALMONDv2, whole genome shotgun sequence and encodes:
- the LOC117632106 gene encoding high mobility group B protein 6, which translates into the protein MQALQSPVTGDQLLRPKSGRKPLLPRNTPATLVNSNLTKLKPVQKWIGVDDDSNKENRPIYATPTKMIEPIDASLAEELSAIRKKMERLRLDRERTEKMLEERDLVMEMQMKELESRGQIQKMLEIELDRIYRLNQLHTRSIRVSPIRSLREKEQQKKATKIESTPQEVTAEDMEESVDENTPQKLSSASSNSEIVTEKTDK